Part of the Candidatus Thermoplasmatota archaeon genome is shown below.
GTGTTGATCTGCGCCGTCTCGAGGCCGACCTCGTTGCCGCGGAAGCTCTTCTTGCGCCGCATGCCGCCAAGCGCCGGGTGGAAGCCGGTGCTGTCGGCCACGAGCAGGCGCTTTCGGCCCGACGTGGGAAGCTCCGAGCGCATGGCAAAGCCGTCGCGGTCGCTTCCGCCGGTGATCTTGAGCTTGTAGCCGGGAAGGCCCACGAACATGCCGTCGATCTCCTCCCCGATGCGCTTGCGCACGAGAACGTTGGCGTGCTGACCGGTCACGTTGACCTGGTAGCTCTTGCCCTCCTTGGGATCGGAGATCACGACGCGGAATTCGACCATGCGGACACCGTTTGAGGGTTGCGCCCATCGCGGAGGGGCTATATAAACGTTCGGCAGCGTCATGCCGGCCGGCGGCAAATTCTGGCCGCCGCCAGGACGCTGGCTGCAGCCAAGGACAGCTCGATGGTCGGCACCGCGCTTCCGCCGCCGCTCTCCGGCGGCGGCTTGCTTTCGACGACGAAATGGGTGTCGTTGTCGTCGTTGACCC
Proteins encoded:
- a CDS encoding 30S ribosomal protein S6e, whose amino-acid sequence is MVEFRVVISDPKEGKSYQVNVTGQHANVLVRKRIGEEIDGMFVGLPGYKLKITGGSDRDGFAMRSELPTSGRKRLLVADSTGFHPALGGMRRKKSFRGNEVGLETAQINTMVVTHGPKPVAELVPKKEEKK